A portion of the Natrinema salaciae genome contains these proteins:
- a CDS encoding CBS domain-containing protein, translating into MEDIFVARVMSSSLHTAAPDTLVEEAAQEMLENGIGSVVIVDDDNQLEGILTTTDFVRIVAEQRPKDQTPVSKYMSTDVVTASAQDSIRDAADVMVERGFHHIPVVDEDEGVIGMVTTSDLAGYLSREQSPSPE; encoded by the coding sequence ATGGAGGATATTTTCGTCGCGCGAGTCATGTCCTCGTCGCTGCACACGGCGGCGCCCGACACGCTCGTCGAGGAAGCGGCACAGGAAATGCTCGAGAACGGAATCGGATCGGTCGTCATCGTCGACGACGACAACCAGCTCGAGGGGATTTTGACGACGACGGACTTCGTCCGGATCGTCGCCGAACAGCGGCCGAAGGATCAGACGCCGGTCTCGAAGTACATGAGTACCGACGTCGTGACGGCCTCGGCCCAGGACAGCATTCGCGACGCCGCGGACGTGATGGTCGAACGCGGCTTCCACCACATCCCCGTCGTCGACGAGGACGAGGGCGTCATCGGGATGGTGACGACGTCGGATCTGGCGGGGTACCTGTCCCGCGAGCAGTCGCCGAGCCCGGAGTAA